CAGGTCGCGGGCGAGCTTGTCCGGGTTTTCGATAATGCCGAACTTGGCGTCAGCAATCAGGTTGCCGCTGTCGCTAATGACCGGGCCGTCCTTGCCGGGAGCGCCCATACGCACCTTGAGGTCGCCGCCGAGCTTTTTGACGCGTTCGGTCACCACGGCGATGGCCCCCGGGATGATTTCCAGCGGTACGGCGAACTTTTCGCCGAGCTTGTTCACCTTCTTGCCGCTGTCCGCGATAATCACGTAGTTGTCCGTCATCGAGGCGACAATCTTTTCGAGCAGGTGGGCAGCGCCACGGCCCTTAATCAGATTACGCTGGTCGTCGATTTCGTCGGCACCGTCAATCACCATGTCCAGGTGAGAAACTTCGCCCATTTCTTTCAGCGGAATGCCGAGGCTACGGCACTGCAGCGTGGTGCTCCAGCTCGTGCTCACGCCAACCACATGCAGGCCTTCCGTCTTGATACGCTCGGCAAGGCGGTTCACCATGTGAGCGGCGGTGCTACCCGTTCCAAGACCCACGGTCATGCCGTCCTTGATCATATCTGCCGCGCGAACGCCTGCAGCCTTCTTGAGTTCGTCCATCGATGCCATTAGCGCCATCTCCTGTTGTGGTTGTTGTCGTCAAAATCTTCGCCGTCGGCCCCGTCAAAGCCGTCGTCAAAATGGTCAAAATCTTCTTCGCGGTCGGGGTAGCCGCTTTCGAGCTCGGTAAAACTCGGCTGCTCGATGGCGACCACCGTCACGTCGAAAGTCAGGTCCTTTCCTGCAAAGGGGTGGTTCCCGTCCACGACCACGGTGTCCTTCTTAATTTCCTTAATCGTGTAAATGCCGTCGGATTCGTCGTCATCGTCCAGGTTCAGCCCGTCCACGAACTCGTCCGCCGTTTCGGGCAGCTGGAATTCGCGCACGTCTTCGTCCATATACATTTCGAGCTCCATGCCGAGCCAAATTTCGCCCACTTCGCGGAGTTCGTCCTTCGGAACTTCCATGACCAAATCGGGGCGGTAGGGGCCGTAGCCCTGTTCAAACGGAATATCGACAGTAAAACTTTCATTCAAGTGACGGCCTTCTAGCGCGTCTTCAAGCCCCGGAATAATATTGTTGAACCCGTGAATGTACACGAACGGGTAGCTCGCGGGTACTTCTTCGAGAATCTTTCCGGTGCGTTCCTTCAAGGAATAGGCAATGCTGACCTTCAGCTTGTCTTGAATCATTTCCATACGCGCCCAAATATAGAAATATGTTGCCTTATGGTTTAGTGTGAGCCTTAAGCGACTCGTCTTAACGAGTCGTGTAGGCGAGAGTGAGGCGATGTCATAGTTTTTTTGAAGCGATAGAGCCGAACGGTCTGTAGATGGGGGAGGGGTCCCCCTGGTTCGCACTGCGTTGCTCTCCACCCCCTCTCCTAGGTGGCTCCGCCCCCTAAAACCCCTAATGGCGCCACACGGATTGTACTAAAGTACTAAATGCTGGGCTCGGAAGTAGGCTTGCAAGCAATTCTGCTTCTCTCACCTTACGCATTTATCGGAATCACTAACGTGATTCCTGTTTTTATAATTTAAATTTGACGTATGAAAATTTTTATCGCTTTAGCTTTGTCTATTTTTCTGACTCAGCTTGTCGCTTGTGGTGGTGATAGCGGTTCTAGCAGTCCGAACAATATAGTACCCGAATCGGATCTTGTTTCCGAAACCTATGACGACTTGCTGGTTTGTTCTGGCCTGTGCGAAGGTGGCGAATGGAATGTCGATGCTGAAAAGGACGCTGAGTCGGCTGATGCGTCTGCCGAAGTGTCCGGCAGTTTCGGGGGGCCTGCGCCTATCGAGAGTTCATCAAGCAATGAAAAAACACAATCTTCCGAAAGCAAAGATTGGTCTTCAGGCGGAGATGCTTTGAGTAGTGTAGAAGAATCCCGTAGTTCTTCTAGTGTCACACCGAAGTCTAGCTCTAGTGATACAAGAGTGTCAAGCAGCAGCTTTTCTGCGAAATCAAGCAGTTCTAATGAGCCTGAGTCTGCTGAAGCGTCTTCAAGCTCTGTCAAAATCGAGATGTACTCCAGTTCCGAAAAGTTTGTAGATTCCAGCGGCAGTGAAAAGGTTGAAGAAAGTTCTTCTTCATTACAGAATACATCTCCCGATTCAAGTTATTTCAATGCAGAAAAAAATACGCTTACAGATTTTCGCAATGGGCAAATTTATAAAACGGCTACAATTGGTAATCAAATATGGATGGCGGAGAACCTAAATTACGAAGTGGATGGCCAAAGCTACTGCTACAACAACTCCGCCGACAGTTGCGCGAAGTACGGCAGGCTTTACACCTGGGCCGCCGCGGTGGGCAAGTCCGAAGAGGAATGCGGCAACGGCAAGACATGCGGACTTTCCGGCAAGGTCCGCGGCGTGTGCCCCGAAGGCTGGTACCTGCCCAGCGACAGCGAATGGAGTTCGCTCTATTCCGCCATGGGTCGTTCCCCCTATGCGATGCAGGCGAAGGGCTTTGCGAACTGGCCCGATGCGACCGACGCCTACGGGTTTTCCGCGCTCCCAACTGGCCACTACATCGATGGCAAGTATGATAGAGGCTTCTTCGGTGTAGGCTATTACGCCTACTTTTGGGGCTCCACTGAGGGCGATAGCAGTAGCGCCTACCGCTGGAACATAC
This genomic stretch from uncultured Fibrobacter sp. harbors:
- a CDS encoding fibrobacter succinogenes major paralogous domain-containing protein, which codes for MKIFIALALSIFLTQLVACGGDSGSSSPNNIVPESDLVSETYDDLLVCSGLCEGGEWNVDAEKDAESADASAEVSGSFGGPAPIESSSSNEKTQSSESKDWSSGGDALSSVEESRSSSSVTPKSSSSDTRVSSSSFSAKSSSSNEPESAEASSSSVKIEMYSSSEKFVDSSGSEKVEESSSSLQNTSPDSSYFNAEKNTLTDFRNGQIYKTATIGNQIWMAENLNYEVDGQSYCYNNSADSCAKYGRLYTWAAAVGKSEEECGNGKTCGLSGKVRGVCPEGWYLPSDSEWSSLYSAMGRSPYAMQAKGFANWPDATDAYGFSALPTGHYIDGKYDRGFFGVGYYAYFWGSTEGDSSSAYRWNIRANGTTFYEYHYDVKYAGFSVRCLKDEETP
- the rpiA gene encoding ribose-5-phosphate isomerase RpiA, with the protein product MASMDELKKAAGVRAADMIKDGMTVGLGTGSTAAHMVNRLAERIKTEGLHVVGVSTSWSTTLQCRSLGIPLKEMGEVSHLDMVIDGADEIDDQRNLIKGRGAAHLLEKIVASMTDNYVIIADSGKKVNKLGEKFAVPLEIIPGAIAVVTERVKKLGGDLKVRMGAPGKDGPVISDSGNLIADAKFGIIENPDKLARDLEHIVGIVGHGLFVGMATKVILADADKGLVEF
- a CDS encoding peptidylprolyl isomerase, giving the protein MEMIQDKLKVSIAYSLKERTGKILEEVPASYPFVYIHGFNNIIPGLEDALEGRHLNESFTVDIPFEQGYGPYRPDLVMEVPKDELREVGEIWLGMELEMYMDEDVREFQLPETADEFVDGLNLDDDDESDGIYTIKEIKKDTVVVDGNHPFAGKDLTFDVTVVAIEQPSFTELESGYPDREEDFDHFDDGFDGADGEDFDDNNHNRRWR